Part of the Vulpes vulpes isolate BD-2025 chromosome 6, VulVul3, whole genome shotgun sequence genome, CCCTGCTCGGGAACAACTAAGAGACCTCAGGAGATTTTCTTCTTGCCTCCAAGTTAATCGTGGGCTTCCCAGTTACCACCAGTTGGGCAAGAACATTGTGGGTGAAGGTCAAGATTCTGTGGAGAAGTCCGTGGACAATGGTCCTCTTATCCCTACCTGCCTATCTCAGGTCTGTTCCCAGAAAGGCTGGGCTCCAGGATGATGACACCATCAGCCTTATGGATGTGTTTTGTATCTTGTTCCCAGAGCCTGGTCAGCCCCTGTTCCTCCGGGCAACACTCCCCAGCAGGCAGCGAGGCTTCACGGAGTCAGGCCTTGAGGGCCGTAGGAAGTCGGGTGCGACCTCTGCTTCCCAGCTGGGGTGCTGCAAGGGGGCTTGGCATGGGTGTAGCCAATGCGCTGATGTGCTTattgcagggagggaggggcttgAGGTGTAGAGCTGAGGATCTCCGGAGGTGTGGTGCGAGGTGCACCAATGCAGGGATTGTGGGCAGAGCTGTTCCTGGAGGTCCCTGGTGCTAGATGGGGGTGGCCCGGGCCCTGCCTCCCTGTGGGGTAGGTGTGAGGGCAGCCTTCCTCAGGCCCTAAGACTGAGGGGGTCCAAGCTggagtggacttttttttttttttttttttttttgctggagtgGACTTTGAgctggtggtggcagtggcacTGTGAGCATGGAACCAGGGCCAGACACAGCTGTTTCCAGGCCTGCACTGACTGTTCATTCACTTTCTTTCTCAGAGCCAACCAGACACCTGCTCAGGCAACTCAGTGAGAAAGGTGAGTGTGAGCATGGCCTGCCATTCCTGGCCAGCTCTAGAGTAGGGGCAGGGAGGTGACAGAGGTAACCTTCTGGGTGTTGAGAACAGTTTGGAGGGaactctgcctctcttcctctctggagGTGGGCCTCACCCCTTGGCTGTCTGGCAATGGGGCTTGAGCTCTCCCTCCCACACACTCCTTGTACCCTGTCCTTGGATAACAGCTGCCGTGAGTGACACACATCAACCTGTGCTGCTCTGTGGCCTCAAGGGCCTCTGCTCTATCAGTCATTCCTTGGAAAGCCCAGGAGACCGGGCGAGGGTTTTGGGAATAAGGGGCTCCAGTGAAGCCTTATTACCCAGGTGCCTCGTGGTCTCTGTAAAGAGGCTCTTTCTCCTGCTTACCGATCTCTTTTCCCCTCAAACCCCCTTTGCCTGTGTGCTGGGACCTGGCCATGGTGATAGCAGCCAGAGCAGCAGGAATGAAGGTAAGGCCAGTGGGTAGAGAGGACTGGCTTGACAAGGGGGTGGGACAGCCAGGTCAACGCCTGGCTTTGGCTCTCATTGtgcattcattcatgcatttgaCAAATACCTATTAGgcacctactctgtgctaggctctgtcacaaaagtcacagagatgaatAAGCCATGGTCCTTCCCCTGGGGACCCTCCTGTACCCTTTTCCTAGAATGGTACCCTGGTGATGGCCTAGCCTGGatcttctccattttctctgtcTAGGGCAGGCAGGCCTCTCTGGGTCTTGAGCTTCTGAccaggctccagccccagcctTCCCAGGTCCCAGCTTCCCACCTTGAgagcccccaccccatcctccctgggccctggtggAGATCAGGGGTTGGGTGTTTCAGTGTGGCTTTCTCTGTGTAGAGCCTCCCTACCCCCAGCCactggcaggaggagggggcttGCAGAGAGGCTGGTCACGAGGGGGTCTTATGCTCTGAACAGCATGCAGGCAGTGCCGGCGCTCTCCTGGACTTTGGGCAGCCTCCTTGTGCTCAGGGCATGCAGCCAGAGGCCGAAGGGGCTGCCCaggaggaacaggaggaggaggaggaggaggaagaggaggaggaggaggaggaggaggaggtggtggtggtggaggaggaggaggagaaggcctTTCAGGTGTCTCTGGAGGACTTGGCAGGGCCTGAAGGCAGCGAGAAGGGGGCCAGACTGGAGCCCCCAGgctcggaggaggaggaggaggaggagagcctgGCAGTGGCGGAGCAGGTAGCCGACTTTGCCAGCTCCCTGCTGGCCGCCCTCCACTGCTGGCACTATCGGGCCAACGCTTTACTTTTCTCCCGGGGCGCTATGGTGAGGTGTCTCTTTGATCTCCCCTCCTCCTTGCATGTTCCCTGGCGAGTGCATGCCCATCTGGGAGttctctcccctgcctcccacccccacccccctgtccTGTTCCCTCACTCCTGCCATCAGCACCTAACCCCTTGCCCGCTGTCACGCCCTGGTGAGCCCTTGGCATGTGCTGTTCCAATAAGGGGCATGAGCTAGTATACTGCCCAGTGAGCATGACTAatggggtgggggcggtggggaaaggggagaagcCAGCAGGGGTGGAAGGGGCAAGCAGGATGGGCTGTCCTGAGGCTGCACACCTGGCTGGGGTTTCTGCATCCCCAGACCTGGCAGTTCAGTATCAGGTCTCAGGCTGGCTCTCAGTACAGCCCGGCCCCCCTGGGGCTCAGAAGGTTTGCCTGTGTTGGGCTGTGGAAGGGATGAGCTTGCAGTTATCTGAGGAGCTGACCATGGCCCCTCCACTCGTTGTAGGAGAAGGGGCGCAAGGAGTCAGAAGGCCCCAAGAGCCGCAGAAGGTCCAGCGGCCGGTCTCCGACTAGTGCCGAGAAGCGCATGAGCTTCGAGTCCACCTCTTCCCTGCCAGAGGTGAGTGGCCGGCGGGCAGAAGGGGCCAGAGCGGGTGGGGGCTTTCAGGCAGGGACTCTCCCGTTGGGTCCATGGGACTAAGAATTCCGCCCCCATCCTCTGCCACCCTTCCCAGATTCTCGGCCCTTTGGGAAGCCTGTCTAGCCTCTGGGTGTATGGTGGGGGGAACAGGCAACCCCTTTCTATGGGTTAGAAAAAGAAGCTCCTTTTTGACAAGATGCGGTCTCTTGTCAAGGGCTATATTAGCAGAAGTGGCCAGATTTTAGGACCCATCAGCCAGGCTTCATTGTATAGAGCATAAGGCCCTGTCCCCACCAGCCTGCCAGACATTGAAATTACGCCTGTACCCGCCTGGGTACTGACATCTGCTGGGCACTTCCTACAGGTCCAATGTcttattcctttcttctattcCCTGCAATAGCTCAGGTAGAAAGAGGTTCAGAGGAGGTGAGTGACGTGCCTGGCATTGGGCAGCTTCTGAGGGGCAGAGCTGAGGTCAGACCAGAGACTGTGACTCAAGCCCACACTCCACTTCCTGCCACCTCATGTGGTCTGTGTGTTTTGCAGAACCTATAACCTTTGTTTTCCCAAAGTTACAAGAAAAAGCATATGAAGCCTAGACTCCAGGGCGGGCCTCAACCACCAGCGCAGGCCTGAGGAACCTCGGTGACATTGGGTGGGAGTCTGGAGTGGTGCTATCCAGTGATCATAGGAAGCAAGCTACACGGATAACTTTACATTTTCTAGCAACCACGTTAACAAATTATTTAACACCAGCTATTATGTAGCATGTAATCAATAGAAAGAGCTATTAATgacattttatacattatatggAGTTTTTGTAGTCtggtgtatttctttttctgtattttctttttttttttagtgagttttttttttttttttaagattgattttatttattcatgagagacacacagagtgagagagagagaggcagagagagaagcaggctccatgcagggatcctgatgtgggactcgattccgggactccaggatcaggccctgggctgaaggcggcgctaaaccgctgagccacccgggctgcctgtttGCTCTTCTTCCTAAAGCTCCCTCTGGAAAGCTGCCTGTACTGGCTGGTTTCATGGTTTGGATGACCTTCAAGTTGGCCAGGGGGAGGTTCTTTAatttgcttccttccttacctGTCTGCTGGGCATGTGCAGAGTTGTGCATAGGGCTAGAGGCTGGCTGGTAGGAGCCAAATCCCTGTCTTCACCAAGTCTGACAGGACTCTAGCATGTGGTCCTATTGCCTCCTGGACCCTCCTCCACAACAGGAGGTCCCGGCTGCTTGGGGAAGTTGGGTTTGAAACCAGAACAATGCCTGTGTGGCCTGTAGGGCTGTAGGAAGCTGCCTCCCCGTCAGGCATACCCTGTGTTGTATCTCCCACCTTGTCCCTGGGGCTCCTAGGCAGGATGTCACTGAGAGGTGCCACCACTGTACGGATCTGTGTTCCTAGAATATTCCTAGCTGCGTGACGACTGAGGGGCATCACCACATTCCTCTCCCTCAGGACCTGTTTCCCCACTCTGAGTTGTGCACATTCTGATTGCCTTTGGTCCTAAACTTCATGACCTCCCACTAGGCTTTGAGCAGGTCATGCTGTCTCCTCATCCTTGGGTCTCATGAGGCAGGGCTTTGGCTCACAGGAGTTCTGTTATCCCAGGTTGAGCCAGTTCCTGACCCCGAGATGGAGCAGGAAGTATTTGCTGCCATGGAAGGTCCCAGCATCGAGGAGGTGCCCTCAGACACAGAGTCTCCGGAAGTCCTGGAAACACAGCTTGATGCCCACCAGGACCTGCTGGGGCTGGCCCCCCCAGGTGACATGGGGGACTTTGTGGTGGTAGAGAGCACCGAGGATCTTAAGGCTTTGagcagtgaggaggaggaggaggatgtgagGGCTGCACAGGAGACCGAGAGCCTCCTGCCACCCTCTGTGCTGGACCAGGCCAGCATCATTGCAGAGCGGTTCGTCAGCAGCTTATCCCGGCGGAGCAGCCTGGCGCTAGAGGACGGCAAGGCCAGTGGCTTTGGGAGCCCGAGGCTGATAAGCCGGAGCAGCAGTGTGCTCAGCCTAGAGGGCAGCGAGAAGGGCCCAGCCTGGCAGGGTAGCACCACGGATTCCCTTGGCTCGCAGCTGCCCCCAGAGGTAGATGCCACTGTGGGCGTGGCCATGGAAAGTGGCCCTCCGGTCAACGGGACAGAGCCCCCAAGCCCAGGCTGTCTAGCAGAGCCCGACAGGTCTTCCTGCAAGAAGAAGGAATCGACACTCTCCACCCGAGACCGGCTATTGTTGGACAAAATCAAGAGCTACTATGAAAACGCGGAGCACCACGATGCGGGCTTTAGCATCCGACGCCGGGAGAGCCTCTCCTACATTCCCAAAGGGCTGGTGAGAAACTCTGTTTCCAGATTCAACAGCCTTCCCAGGCCAGACCCGGAGCCCATGGCTCCGCTGGGGCACAAGAGGCCAGTGGGCTCCCGGCCGCCTTCATGGGCTCTGTTTGACCTCCCAGGACCCAGCCAGGCGAGTGCTGGGGAGCCAGCTCCTATCACAGATGCTGAGTTCCGGCCGTCTTCAGAAATTGTAAAGATCTGGGAGGGGATGGAGTCTGCTGGGGAGAGCTCTAGGAAGGGGACTGGCCCAGGCCAGGCCAATGGCTTCGACCTACACGAGCCGCTCTTCATCCTGGAGGAGCACGAGCTGGGGGCCATCACTGAGGAGTCAGCCACTGCTTCCCCTGAGAGTGCCTCCCCGACGGAGCGGCCCAGCCCGGCCCACCTGGCCCGGGAGCTGAAGGAGCTGGTCAAGGAGCTGAGCAGTGGGGTCCAGGGGGAGCTGGTGGCCCCGCTGCACCCCCGCATCGTACAGCTCTCCCATGTCATGGATGGCCACGTGAGTGAGCGAGTCAAGAATAAGGTCTACCAGCTGGCCCGCCAGTACAGCCTCCGGATCAAAAGCAAATCTGTGACGGCCAGGCCGCCCCTACAGTGGGGAAAGGTGGCTCCCACCGTTCCCTGCCTGCAGGAGGAGGCTGGAGCACCCTCGGGCGGCACAGGTATGACGACGGGGATGGGGAGTGGGCCCTTCCCGCAAATCTGGGGTGGAAGAGCCTCTTAGGAACACGTTGGCCCCTGGGGCAAAGAGACCCATGTAGAACCATGACCAAGGAGAGGGCCGGCCTCCACACACATGTGGCATGAGCCCTGGTGGTTGGCCTGATGCCCAAGGCCAAGCGTGTGGCTTTGGTTGAGCCCCATCCCTATCCCCCCTGAGCCCTTCCTCTAGAGCAGAGGCTTGGGAAGAATGTGGCTATAGACCCTCTCTACCAGAAGAGTAGAGGCTCTCGTCTTTTCCTTTGACTCCTGACTCCTTGTTCACtgccttttcttcattcttcccattgccctttttattttttttatttttttattaaaaaaaattttttttaaagagtttatttattcatgagagacacacagagagagaagcagagacacaggcagaggagaagcaggctccacgcagggagcccaatgtgggactcgatccccggactccaggatcacgccctgggctgaaggcaggtgctaaactgctgagccacccagggatccccgccctCTCCttctaaagattatatttattacctgacagagagagagcgagcacaagcagggggaggggtagaggcagagggagaagcagtctccccactgagcagggagcccgacgcggggctctatcccaggaccgcaggatcatgacccgggccaaaggcagatgcttaaccaactgagcccttcCAGGCACCTCCCGTCATCGCCCTTTAACAAAAGGGGCTGTGGAAGGTGAACGTGCTTTCTCCCTTCCCAACCAAAGCCCCGCAAGCAGCCGTCCTGGAACGTGAGCCCAAGGCAGTGCAGCGTCCTCACTTGCCCTCCCCGCTCCTGCTCAGGGATTCAGTCCGCTCGCTCTCTCCTCACAGGTAGGAGAAAGCCGGTGCTGTCCCTCCTCAGCCACGAGCAGACGGCGGCCCAGGAGCACAGCCCGCCCAAGCCCGGCTCGCCTCGGCATTTCCCCTTCAGCCCCACTGCTGCCAGCCCGAAGGCCAGCTCACCGGGGCCCCGGCCCTCCTCTCGGAGCCCCCTCAGCCCCTTTGACACTGAGACCTTCAGCTGGCCCGATGTCCGAGAGCTCTGCTCCAAGTACGCCTCCCACGACGAGGCCTTCCAGGCTGAGGGCagccggccccgcggcccgcccgTCAACCGGAGCCGCTCGGTGCCCGAGAACATGGTGGAGCCCCCTCCGGCGGGCAGGGTGGGCCGCTGCTGCAGTGTGGGTGCCAGGAGGGGCCAGGCGGGCCCAGAGGCCGCCCAGCCCCAGCTGCCCGGGATGCTGCCCCAAAGCAGGCCGGTTGAAGAGGAAGCCCTGTATGTCACCGCAGACCTCACCCTGGAGAACAACCAGCGGGTGATCGTCATGGAGAaggggcccctgccctgccccgctgCGGGGCTGGAGGAGTGCAGTGGGCAGGGACCAAGCTCACCAGCAGCCACAATGAGACTGGGCCTGGATTTCCAGGAGACTGGAGTTTCCAGGAGCCCGGAGTATTGGCCAAAGGAAGAGGGTCCCAGGGACCCAGCGGACCCAGGCCAGCAGGGCAGAGTGAGAAACTTGAGGGAGAAGTTCCAGGCCTTGAACTCCATAGGATGACTCTGAGTCTTGGGAGGAGCCGTGTGGCAGGGGAACTCTGAGGAGCCTTGGAGTGCTTGCCCACAAGCCTGCCCACGTGAGCCCCTGAGAGGATGCTCTGGGGTACTCAGCAAGTGTCTTCACCTGCTGGGATGCCCTGGCGCTTCCCTGGGCTCATGGCGACTTCTGCAGGCCCTTCTTCCCACCGAGGCCAGTGTGGGCA contains:
- the PLEKHG3 gene encoding pleckstrin homology domain-containing family G member 3 isoform X16 — translated: MPVSASLRQDGSQERPVSLTSTTSSSGSSRDSRGAMEEPSGPEASAENGAGSPRGRHPANGDSGPSGWLSVRGPLSPFSSRAPAAPALKLSYLGRVVREIVETERMYVQDLRSIVEDYLLKIIDTPGLLKPEQVSALFGNIENIYALNSQLLRDLDSCNSDPVAVASCFVERSQEFDIYTQYCNNYPNSVAALTECMRDKQQAKFFRDRQELLQHSLPLGSYLLKPVQRILKYHLLLQEIAKHFDEEEDGFEVVEDAIDTMTCVAWYINDMKRRHEHAVRLQEIQSLLINWKGPDLTIYGELVLEGTFRVHRVRNERTFFLFDKALLITKKRGDHFVYKGHIPCSSLMLIESTRDSLCFTVTHYKHSKQQYNIQAKTAEEKRSWTHHIKRLILENHHTTIPQKAKEAILEMDSYYPSRYRCSPERLKKAWSSQDEVSTHVRQGRRQSEPTRHLLRQLSEKARAAGMKEKGRKESEGPKSRRRSSGRSPTSAEKRMSFESTSSLPEVEPVPDPEMEQEVFAAMEGPSIEEVPSDTESPEVLETQLDAHQDLLGLAPPGDMGDFVVVESTEDLKALSSEEEEEDVRAAQETESLLPPSVLDQASIIAERFVSSLSRRSSLALEDGKASGFGSPRLISRSSSVLSLEGSEKGPAWQGSTTDSLGSQLPPEVDATVGVAMESGPPVNGTEPPSPGCLAEPDRSSCKKKESTLSTRDRLLLDKIKSYYENAEHHDAGFSIRRRESLSYIPKGLVRNSVSRFNSLPRPDPEPMAPLGHKRPVGSRPPSWALFDLPGPSQASAGEPAPITDAEFRPSSEIVKIWEGMESAGESSRKGTGPGQANGFDLHEPLFILEEHELGAITEESATASPESASPTERPSPAHLARELKELVKELSSGVQGELVAPLHPRIVQLSHVMDGHVSERVKNKVYQLARQYSLRIKSKSVTARPPLQWGKVAPTVPCLQEEAGAPSGGTGRRKPVLSLLSHEQTAAQEHSPPKPGSPRHFPFSPTAASPKASSPGPRPSSRSPLSPFDTETFSWPDVRELCSKYASHDEAFQAEGSRPRGPPVNRSRSVPENMVEPPPAGRVGRCCSVGARRGQAGPEAAQPQLPGMLPQSRPVEEEALYVTADLTLENNQRVIVMEKGPLPCPAAGLEECSGQGPSSPAATMRLGLDFQETGVSRSPEYWPKEEGPRDPADPGQQGRVRNLREKFQALNSIG
- the PLEKHG3 gene encoding pleckstrin homology domain-containing family G member 3 isoform X9, translating into MPVSASLRQDGSQERPVSLTSTTSSSGSSRDSRGAMEEPSGPEASAENGAGSPRGRHPANGDSGPSGWLSVRGPLSPFSSRAPAAPALKLSYLGRVVREIVETERMYVQDLRSIVEDYLLKIIDTPGLLKPEQVSALFGNIENIYALNSQLLRDLDSCNSDPVAVASCFVERSQEFDIYTQYCNNYPNSVAALTECMRDKQQAKFFRDRQELLQHSLPLGSYLLKPVQRILKYHLLLQEIAKHFDEEEDGFEVVEDAIDTMTCVAWYINDMKRRHEHAVRLQEIQSLLINWKGPDLTIYGELVLEGTFRVHRVRNERTFFLFDKALLITKKRGDHFVYKGHIPCSSLMLIESTRDSLCFTVTHYKHSKQQYNIQAKTAEEKRSWTHHIKRLILENHHTTIPQKAKEAILEMDSYYPSRYRCSPERLKKAWSSQDEVSTHVRQGRRQSEPTRHLLRQLSEKARAAGMKHAGSAGALLDFGQPPCAQGMQPEAEGAAQEEQEEEEEEEEEEEEEEEEVVVVEEEEEKAFQVSLEDLAGPEGSEKGARLEPPGSEEEEEEESLAVAEQEKGRKESEGPKSRRRSSGRSPTSAEKRMSFESTSSLPEVEPVPDPEMEQEVFAAMEGPSIEEVPSDTESPEVLETQLDAHQDLLGLAPPGDMGDFVVVESTEDLKALSSEEEEEDVRAAQETESLLPPSVLDQASIIAERFVSSLSRRSSLALEDGKASGFGSPRLISRSSSVLSLEGSEKGPAWQGSTTDSLGSQLPPEVDATVGVAMESGPPVNGTEPPSPGCLAEPDRSSCKKKESTLSTRDRLLLDKIKSYYENAEHHDAGFSIRRRESLSYIPKGLVRNSVSRFNSLPRPDPEPMAPLGHKRPVGSRPPSWALFDLPGPSQASAGEPAPITDAEFRPSSEIVKIWEGMESAGESSRKGTGPGQANGFDLHEPLFILEEHELGAITEESATASPESASPTERPSPAHLARELKELVKELSSGVQGELVAPLHPRIVQLSHVMDGHVSERVKNKVYQLARQYSLRIKSKSVTARPPLQWGKVAPTVPCLQEEAGAPSGGTGRRKPVLSLLSHEQTAAQEHSPPKPGSPRHFPFSPTAASPKASSPGPRPSSRSPLSPFDTETFSWPDVRELCSKYASHDEAFQAEGSRPRGPPVNRSRSVPENMVEPPPAGRVGRCCSVGARRGQAGPEAAQPQLPGMLPQSRPVEEEALYVTADLTLENNQRVIVMEKGPLPCPAAGLEECSGQGPSSPAATMRLGLDFQETGVSRSPEYWPKEEGPRDPADPGQQGRVRNLREKFQALNSIG
- the PLEKHG3 gene encoding pleckstrin homology domain-containing family G member 3 isoform X8 — its product is MGALLRKANLPGVPSPGSDARMPVSASLRQDGSQERPVSLTSTTSSSGSSRDSRGAMEEPSGPEASAENGAGSPRGRHPANGDSGPSGWLSVRGPLSPFSSRAPAAPALKLSYLGRVVREIVETERMYVQDLRSIVEDYLLKIIDTPGLLKPEQVSALFGNIENIYALNSQLLRDLDSCNSDPVAVASCFVERSQEFDIYTQYCNNYPNSVAALTECMRDKQQAKFFRDRQELLQHSLPLGSYLLKPVQRILKYHLLLQEIAKHFDEEEDGFEVVEDAIDTMTCVAWYINDMKRRHEHAVRLQEIQSLLINWKGPDLTIYGELVLEGTFRVHRVRNERTFFLFDKALLITKKRGDHFVYKGHIPCSSLMLIESTRDSLCFTVTHYKHSKQQYNIQAKTAEEKRSWTHHIKRLILENHHTTIPQKAKEAILEMDSYYPSRYRCSPERLKKAWSSQDEVSTHVRQGRRQSEPTRHLLRQLSEKARAAGMKHAGSAGALLDFGQPPCAQGMQPEAEGAAQEEQEEEEEEEEEEEEEEEEVVVVEEEEEKAFQVSLEDLAGPEGSEKGARLEPPGSEEEEEEESLAVAEQEKGRKESEGPKSRRRSSGRSPTSAEKRMSFESTSSLPEVEPVPDPEMEQEVFAAMEGPSIEEVPSDTESPEVLETQLDAHQDLLGLAPPGDMGDFVVVESTEDLKALSSEEEEEDVRAAQETESLLPPSVLDQASIIAERFVSSLSRRSSLALEDGKASGFGSPRLISRSSSVLSLEGSEKGPAWQGSTTDSLGSQLPPEVDATVGVAMESGPPVNGTEPPSPGCLAEPDRSSCKKKESTLSTRDRLLLDKIKSYYENAEHHDAGFSIRRRESLSYIPKGLVRNSVSRFNSLPRPDPEPMAPLGHKRPVGSRPPSWALFDLPGPSQASAGEPAPITDAEFRPSSEIVKIWEGMESAGESSRKGTGPGQANGFDLHEPLFILEEHELGAITEESATASPESASPTERPSPAHLARELKELVKELSSGVQGELVAPLHPRIVQLSHVMDGHVSERVKNKVYQLARQYSLRIKSKSVTARPPLQWGKVAPTVPCLQEEAGAPSGGTGRRKPVLSLLSHEQTAAQEHSPPKPGSPRHFPFSPTAASPKASSPGPRPSSRSPLSPFDTETFSWPDVRELCSKYASHDEAFQAEGSRPRGPPVNRSRSVPENMVEPPPAGRVGRCCSVGARRGQAGPEAAQPQLPGMLPQSRPVEEEALYVTADLTLENNQRVIVMEKGPLPCPAAGLEECSGQGPSSPAATMRLGLDFQETGVSRSPEYWPKEEGPRDPADPGQQGRVRNLREKFQALNSIG
- the PLEKHG3 gene encoding pleckstrin homology domain-containing family G member 3 isoform X14, whose product is MGALLRKANLPGVPSPGSDARMPVSASLRQDGSQERPVSLTSTTSSSGSSRDSRGAMEEPSGPEASAENGAGSPRGRHPANGDSGPSGWLSVRGPLSPFSSRAPAAPALKLSYLGRVVREIVETERMYVQDLRSIVEDYLLKIIDTPGLLKPEQVSALFGNIENIYALNSQLLRDLDSCNSDPVAVASCFVERSQEFDIYTQYCNNYPNSVAALTECMRDKQQAKFFRDRQELLQHSLPLGSYLLKPVQRILKYHLLLQEIAKHFDEEEDGFEVVEDAIDTMTCVAWYINDMKRRHEHAVRLQEIQSLLINWKGPDLTIYGELVLEGTFRVHRVRNERTFFLFDKALLITKKRGDHFVYKGHIPCSSLMLIESTRDSLCFTVTHYKHSKQQYNIQAKTAEEKRSWTHHIKRLILENHHTTIPQKAKEAILEMDSYYPSRYRCSPERLKKAWSSQDEVSTHVRQGRRQSEPTRHLLRQLSEKARAAGMKEKGRKESEGPKSRRRSSGRSPTSAEKRMSFESTSSLPEVEPVPDPEMEQEVFAAMEGPSIEEVPSDTESPEVLETQLDAHQDLLGLAPPGDMGDFVVVESTEDLKALSSEEEEEDVRAAQETESLLPPSVLDQASIIAERFVSSLSRRSSLALEDGKASGFGSPRLISRSSSVLSLEGSEKGPAWQGSTTDSLGSQLPPEVDATVGVAMESGPPVNGTEPPSPGCLAEPDRSSCKKKESTLSTRDRLLLDKIKSYYENAEHHDAGFSIRRRESLSYIPKGLVRNSVSRFNSLPRPDPEPMAPLGHKRPVGSRPPSWALFDLPGPSQASAGEPAPITDAEFRPSSEIVKIWEGMESAGESSRKGTGPGQANGFDLHEPLFILEEHELGAITEESATASPESASPTERPSPAHLARELKELVKELSSGVQGELVAPLHPRIVQLSHVMDGHVSERVKNKVYQLARQYSLRIKSKSVTARPPLQWGKVAPTVPCLQEEAGAPSGGTGRRKPVLSLLSHEQTAAQEHSPPKPGSPRHFPFSPTAASPKASSPGPRPSSRSPLSPFDTETFSWPDVRELCSKYASHDEAFQAEGSRPRGPPVNRSRSVPENMVEPPPAGRVGRCCSVGARRGQAGPEAAQPQLPGMLPQSRPVEEEALYVTADLTLENNQRVIVMEKGPLPCPAAGLEECSGQGPSSPAATMRLGLDFQETGVSRSPEYWPKEEGPRDPADPGQQGRVRNLREKFQALNSIG
- the PLEKHG3 gene encoding pleckstrin homology domain-containing family G member 3 isoform X3; protein product: MGALLRKANLPGVPSPGSDARMPVSASLRQDGSQERPVSLTSTTSSSGSSRDSRGAMEEPSGPEASAENGAGSPRGRHPANGDSGPSGWLSVRGPLSPFSSRAPAAPALKLSYLGRVVREIVETERMYVQDLRSIVEDYLLKIIDTPGLLKPEQVSALFGNIENIYALNSQLLRDLDSCNSDPVAVASCFVERSQEFDIYTQYCNNYPNSVAALTECMRDKQQAKFFRDRQELLQHSLPLGSYLLKPVQRILKYHLLLQEIAKHFDEEEDGFEVVEDAIDTMTCVAWYINDMKRRHEHAVRLQEIQSLLINWKGPDLTIYGELVLEGTFRVHRVRNERTFFLFDKALLITKKRGDHFVYKGHIPCSSLMLIESTRDSLCFTVTHYKHSKQQYNIQAKTAEEKRSWTHHIKRLILENHHTTIPQKAKEAILEMDSYYPSRYRCSPERLKKAWSSQDEVSTHVRQGRRQSEPTRHLLRQLSEKAARAAGMKHAGSAGALLDFGQPPCAQGMQPEAEGAAQEEQEEEEEEEEEEEEEEEEVVVVEEEEEKAFQVSLEDLAGPEGSEKGARLEPPGSEEEEEEESLAVAEQVADFASSLLAALHCWHYRANALLFSRGAMEKGRKESEGPKSRRRSSGRSPTSAEKRMSFESTSSLPEVEPVPDPEMEQEVFAAMEGPSIEEVPSDTESPEVLETQLDAHQDLLGLAPPGDMGDFVVVESTEDLKALSSEEEEEDVRAAQETESLLPPSVLDQASIIAERFVSSLSRRSSLALEDGKASGFGSPRLISRSSSVLSLEGSEKGPAWQGSTTDSLGSQLPPEVDATVGVAMESGPPVNGTEPPSPGCLAEPDRSSCKKKESTLSTRDRLLLDKIKSYYENAEHHDAGFSIRRRESLSYIPKGLVRNSVSRFNSLPRPDPEPMAPLGHKRPVGSRPPSWALFDLPGPSQASAGEPAPITDAEFRPSSEIVKIWEGMESAGESSRKGTGPGQANGFDLHEPLFILEEHELGAITEESATASPESASPTERPSPAHLARELKELVKELSSGVQGELVAPLHPRIVQLSHVMDGHVSERVKNKVYQLARQYSLRIKSKSVTARPPLQWGKVAPTVPCLQEEAGAPSGGTGRRKPVLSLLSHEQTAAQEHSPPKPGSPRHFPFSPTAASPKASSPGPRPSSRSPLSPFDTETFSWPDVRELCSKYASHDEAFQAEGSRPRGPPVNRSRSVPENMVEPPPAGRVGRCCSVGARRGQAGPEAAQPQLPGMLPQSRPVEEEALYVTADLTLENNQRVIVMEKGPLPCPAAGLEECSGQGPSSPAATMRLGLDFQETGVSRSPEYWPKEEGPRDPADPGQQGRVRNLREKFQALNSIG